The DNA sequence atgcaccaggaagataccaacattttatggatagCTATTTTAATCAATTAGAAAACTGTATAATCTACATAGACGATATACTACTATACTCAAGGATTAAATTTTCTGccaatttaggtatatattctctaACTTGGTTAACTAATCCTAagaatgattgtaatttcttttttgtatctagggtttcatttaaatttattattttttgtactatatgtgtttgcattttaattccatttttatctatttgaattcctaagaattccacctgatttttAAGTATTTCTGCCTTATTTTTACTAAGGCTAATTCCTGAGGATTCTAttatatgtatgaatttttctaataattttatatgttgatcTTGTGTCCTTTCCTATAATCTATTACCATTCTACTTTTACCTCTTTTTTGCTcattatgtttatttactataaatgctgggctattatgtttactattactttcctgtatataattattttttaatagttcttttatatgcattttgaattcttctagatcattaaaattatattttaatggtttctgtgttattatactattttcatctattaattctatttttactttcgttttatgTTTATCCCATCCTTGAAGGGGATTTTCATTATATAATGATTCTAATAGAACAGATAACACACAagttaaatggtggataaccaaAAAGGTACAAGACTCAGTTACAACGAAAGAAATACGAAGACTCGTATTAAATATACTAAATTTCACATTTACAATAGAAATAATTCCTACTGACAAGAATGTGATTGCAGATTACTTATCAAGACAAAAGTACACAAACAAATGAAGAAGAAACTACACAAGACCTATTTTCAATACTTACTACACTATCACTACAAATGACGGAAGTAGAAAAGAGGTTGCAGATTATAGAAGCAAAAAACCTAAGCCAGCAGCATGGCTCAAAACATGCGGAACTAAAATTTGGatggattaaaaataaaaataataacttcaaatatagGAAGAAGATATAAGAAAGTAGGAGAAAACATATATTTAATGTTAGAAAAAGAAACTGCAAGATTAGAAGATAGTTTAACAGCAATGACaagaataataaaagaaaatgaagaaattgataggaaaaatgaaattgaaaaaattaGGCAACAAGCTAAAAAAGAATTACAGCAAGTGGAAGAAAACAAAAACACCAGGATAATGGAATTAGAAAAAGAATTGGTAAAAGTAGAATGGTAATAGATTATAggaatttaaatgcaaaaacaaaaacatataattacccgataccaaataaaatattaaaaataaggcaagtacaaggatataattacttcagtaaattcgattgtaaatcaggattttaTCACCTAAAATTAGAAGAAGAATCTAAAAAATTAACAGCttttacagtaccacaaggattttatgaatggaacgttttaccatttggatataaaaatgcaccaggaagataccaacattttatggatagCTATTTTAATCAATTAGAAAACTGTATAATCTACATAGACGATATACTACTAACAGGATTTTATCACCTAAAATTAGAAGAAGAATCTAAAAAATTAACAGCttttacagtaccacaaggattttatgaatggaacgttttaccatttggatataaaaatgcaccaggaagataccaacattttatggatagCTATTTTAATCAATTAGAAAACTGTATAATCTACATAGACGATATACTACTATACTCAAGGACACAAgatcaacatataaaattattagaaaaattcatacatataaTAGAATCCTCAGGAATTAGCCTCAATCGAATTTActgaagtaattatatccttgtacttgccttatttttaatattttatttggtatcgggtaattatatgtttttgtttttgcatttaaattccTATAATCTATTACCATTCTACTTTTACCTCTTTTTTGCTcattatgtttatttactataaatgctgggctattatgtttactattactttcctgtatataattattttttaatagttcttttatatgcattttgaattcttctagatcattaaaattatattttaatggtttctgtgttattatactattttcatctattaattctatttttactttcgttttatgTTTATCCCATCCTTGAAGGGGATTTTCATTATATAATGATTCTAATTtgtcttgaattatttttatcttatttatagcaaatattattaattctatttgttgctcatttattttttcattttctaatttttgggTTACCTTTTCACTTCCTTTAATCCACGGTAAATTAATAAACAAAATGTCAAAACTAGAATATAAGTATATCTTACAACTTAAGATTAAacataaaatatgaataaagaaGAATTTGCGGTAGACGAAAAAACATACGAAAATTTGGatggattaaaaataaaaataataacttcaaatatagGAAGAAGATATAAGAAAGTAGGAGAAAACATATATTTAATGTTAGAAAAAGAAACTGCAAGATTAGAAGATAGTTTAACAGCAATGACaagaataataaaagaaaatgaagaaattgataggaaaaatgaaattgaaaaaattaggcaacaagctaaaaaagaattacagcaagtggaagaaaacaaaaacaccaggataatggaattagaaaaagaattagCAATATTAAAAGAATTGTATGAAAACAaacagagagaaagagaaaagaaaaaagaattagagCAAGAAGAAAGATTGAAGGAAGAAATAGAAAAATTTAGGGAAAAATTAAAAGAGGACATAGAAGTAAAACTTGAAGAAATAAATGAAACTAATAATGAAAATGAACAGAATACAGAAAGTTCAGAAGATTcagaaataagtgaaacatatacagaacttataACTAAAACAAATAACATAATAAATCCAGAAATATATGCCGGAGATATAAGCGAAAAACCAAGtacatcaaaagaaagaaaatacaaacaaacaataccaacatattacAATAATAATTATGAACGAAGTGACAGAAGTAAAGTATTATGGGATAAAAGATTAAACAGAAAATGGACACCAAAAACAATAAATGAACAATATAACTTTTTGGACTTAGATTGCGTAGAAGAcgttaataaaataatacaactatgggtaggatatatatcaaaacaattaatagataataaaataccaattccagaagcaccaggatatatagaaaggACAATAATAGGAACAGTAAAATTATGGATACAAAATCTAAATGATGAAAGTATAAAAGCAttaagaagtaataaaaaattcGATGGTGAATCAGCTACAACAACTATAGACATAttaataaaatatgaattagCTATAAGAAATGAATTTAGTAGTATGACAACAGAAATAGAAgagcaacaaaaagaaaaaacagtAAGTAGAAATCTAATGAACAAACTAGCTATATGTAACATGTGTTACATAGACGAATATACGTGTGCATTTAAAGAATATTACTATAAAGGAACATATAGTgttgaagaaggaaaagaaatcagaaaaatatactttacaaaattaccagaaccttttagTTCTAAAATAATAAGAGATTGGGAAAAAGCAGGATTAGAAGATACCTTAGGAGCTAGAATTAGATATTTAAAGAATTGGTTTATAGAATTATGTgaaaaacataaagaagaaattaaaatggAAAAAACACTGATAAAAAACCTTACATGTTGTAAAATTAAAACTGCACCCCAGTTTGGATGTACAGAtaattattataaaaagaaaaattataaaagaaaatataaaaaatatagaagaaaTAAGTTAAAATATAAGTATAAAAACCCGAGGAAAAGATATTATATAAAAGATTACAAAAGAAAAAGACCATATAGAATTAAGAAAAAATTATCCGAATGTACTTGttacaattgtggaaaattaggacACCTAGCCAAAGATTGTAAATTACCTAGAGACCCTAAAAAGaaacaaataacagaaattaacaCTGATAATGAAGAATACATGCAACTAGACTATATAGATTATGAAttagatagtgaagatagtatTTATGAATTAGAACCTGAATTAGAAACAGAAATAGAATCAGAAAAAGAACTATCAGATATAGAGGAAAATGACTGAAAACGATATACAAATAATAAGCAGAGAAGAATATAAGGATGAAGAATCAAGTGaacaaaaagtaatatttgataatgatatttttgaaaaaataaaaggaaaagatttaGATTTAAGCATCGGTAAAATATTAGAAGTACCAACAATAAAAAACTGgttcaaaattaaaaaagaagaatattatgtaataagtcaaaaagaacatataatagATTGTAAATATACTAGAGGAAAAGCTAAAATAcctataataaataaaagaacaataaataaagaaattcagAATATAAAAGCAAAAAATCCGATCAAATATGTACACTTAGGAGGAACAGAAATACTTATAAAAGCCTGTTTTAGAGAAGGGATAGATACAccaatagaaatatatttagcagatgatagaatagTACAACCTATAGAAAAGAGTATAATttgtgcaataaaaggaaatttgatataccaaaaatttaaatttataattagtgCTAACTATACAGTAGCATTAAAAGATGCTAATATAGATAAATCACTAGTATTgtactggaaaatgtcaggaatagagCTGGCACCaggaagtaaaatatttacagcaaaatgtaaaaatttatatatattaacaaccaatcacaaaataacagcacgaaataagattgaaaaaataaagatagaaaaccCATTTGATAGTATAATATCAGTCATAGACAATAATGATTATAGTTACAAAGATATAGATATGGAAGGAGATTTAGAAATAGTAAGAGAAAGACTAAGCACATCTAAAAGAATAAATTATGAATCCCCACAAACTACATCTTCAAGAGCAAGTACCTCGAGAAGATTAGAATATACAAACCCACAAAGATTAATAAAAGAACCGGAGTTACACAACTATTATATAACAGGAGTAATAGATCAAAGAAAATACCTAATAATGATAAATACTGGACAAGAAGACAATTATATAACTAAAGAACTAGTTAAAGAAAGTGAAATAATAACTACAGAAACAATATGCCCAGGATTACCTAAAAATTTGGTAGGAACagaagaaataacaaagaaggaactaattattggaggaatcccagtagaaatagaatttaatatttaccaaggaaatgaaaatattaccttaggaataaaatggttagaaacaGTTAAACCATATAACCTAGGAGATAGACATCTTATAATAacatataaaaataagaaaataacaatTGAAAGAACCTTAACatgacaaaaatatatatactagcaaaaataataatagaaggaTATTACAGCAGATATTATACACCCatgatagatacaggagcagGAGTAAATGTATGCAGACATAACTGTTTACCTGAagataaatgggaaaaattatTAACACCTATTGTGGTAACAGGATTTAACAATGAAGGAAGCTTGATAacgcaaaaagcaaaaaatataaaaatacaaatatgggataaaatactAACTATGGATGAAATATATAGTTATGAATTTACAAATAAAGATATATTAATAGGAATGCCCTTTTTAGATAAATTATACCCACATATAATAACAAAAACTCATTGGTGGTTTACTACACCATGCAAACAAAAAataggagcaaaaagagtaagaaataaaataagaaaaacaacacCGTGGATTAAAGGAAGTGAAAAGGTAAcccaaaaattagaaaatgaaaaaataaatgagcaacaaatagaattaataatatttgctataaataagataaaaataattcaagacaAATTAGAATCATTATATAATGAAAATCCCCTTCAAGGATGGGATAAAcataaaacgaaagtaaaaatagaattaatagatgaaaatagtataataacacagaaaccattaaaatataattttaatgatctagaagaattcaaaatgcatataaaagaactattaaaaaataattatatacaggaaagtaatagtaaacataatagcccagcatttatagtaaataaacataatgAGCAAAAAAGAGGTAAAAGTAGAATGGTAATAGATTATAggaatttaaatgcaaaaacaaaaacatataattacccgataccaaataaaatattaaaaataaggcaagtacaaggatataattacttcagtaaattcgattgtaaatcaggattttaTCACCTAAAATTAGAAGAAGAATCTAAAAAATTAACAGCttttacagtaccacaaggattttatgaatggaacgttttaccatttggatataaaaatgcaccaggaagataccaacattttatggatagCTATTTTAATCAATTAGAAAACTGTATAATCTACATAGACGATATACTACTATACTCAAGGACACAAgatcaacatataaaattattagaaaaattcatacatataaTAGAATCCTCAGGAATTAGCCTTAGTAAAAATAAGGCAGAAATACTTaaaaatcaggtggaattcttaggaattcaaatagataaaaatggaattaaaatgcaaacacatatagtacaaaaaataataaatttaaatgaaaccctagatacaaaaaagaaattacaatcattctTAGGATTAGTTAACCAAGTtagagaatatatacctaaattggcagaaaatttaaaacctttacagaaaaaattaaagaaagatatagaatatcactttgatgaaaaagacaaaacatatatacaaaaaataaaagatatgtgtaaaaaattaccaaaactatattttccagatgaaaatagagaatttatatatatagtagagaCAGACTCAAGTAaccatagttatggaggagtacttaaatacaaatataaggatgaaaaaatagaacatcactgtagatattattcaggatcatTTACGGAACCACagttaaaatgggaaataaatagaaaagaattattagctttatataagTGTTTATTATcgtttgaaccatatatagtatATAACAAATTTATTGTTAGAACAGATAACACACAagttaaatggtggataaccaaAAAGGTACAAGACTCAGTTACAACGAAAGAAATACGAAGACTCGTATTAAATATACTAAATTTCACATTTACAATAGAAATAATTCCTACTGACAAGAATGTGATTGCAGATTACTTATCAAGACAAAAGTACACAAACAAATGAAGAAGAAACTACACAAGACCTATTTTCAATACTTACTACACTATCACTACAAATGACGGAAGTAGAAAAGAGGTTGCAGATTATAGAAGCAAAAAACCTAAGCCAGCAGCATGGCTCAAAACATGCGGAACTAAGCCAGCAGCATGGCTCAAAACATGCGGACCTAGGAGGTGACGTTGGGAAACACCTAAAAACCCAAAACCTACAAACTAACACTATTTTACATACAGCTGCAGGTACATCAACATCAgcaataagaaaaggaaaacatacaaatacaaatatgaacgCCATGTTCAACAAGCCATATaccccaaaatcccaaaatccttTGACACCATCACCACAAACAACTAGCTATAGAGAAAGCTTAAACCAGGAAAAACAAACCTACGATTATATTACCAACAGCTATATACAAAATATCCACAAGATTCAAACCTTTTTAAACCTAAATCCGAgatcaaaaacaatccaaaacccAAAAACAGACTATATAACACAACCATTACAAGGATACAACCGACTGATTGCCCAACCAGGGACGAATGCAAATTTAGTTAAAACATGTTACAATTACGGACTATTAAGTACAGTGTACACACAAACCGGACAAGAAATAGCTACAATACCAGAGCTATATAGTGCCTTTACTACCTACAAGAGAATCACCAAAGGAGAcctattttatataaaattttatgtaGCACCAGCAGAGATACTCTATAACGAGATAAAACCAATAATCCAAGTTATTAAATTAGGACTAACTAGAGAAATGATTATCCCAGAAAATGTACAAATACAACCAGAAATACCCAAACCTGATATACCAGCATTCTACTCAAACAAAAGAATTATAGGACTATCAACCATTCTAAGTGAACTAGTCAACAATTATGTagaagaaaaacctatttgggGATACCAATCCCGAGAACACACGATGATCTACACCCATTCAAAAAACCTAAGGGAAAACGACATGGAAGAGATACGGAGATGGATTAAAACATTAATCCAACCAGAAGAAGCACCCATTACAAGAGCTATTAGAGgagaatttatttctcaaaacttAATGACAAGATACTGCAAACAAATTAGTCCAATCTACTCAGAGCACATATGTTCGAAATGTCAAGGAGAGAAAAACATAGTTCCAGAAATcaaatttgaagaagaagaaaactaaaaagatacgcaacaaaatatcaagaaagagaCAAAGGAATCTTACAACAAAAGCTACAAGACAAAAACAAAAGGACAGCTAGCAGGATCGGCAGGACccaagaagaagcagaaaatgacataaagaaaaaaGCTATGTAATTATTAAAGCAACTTTTGACTTTATGTAAATTATTTTCCGTCTTTTAGTTTTTAAGTTGTTGTTGTGAGTCCCACTTTA is a window from the Nicotiana tomentosiformis chromosome 10, ASM39032v3, whole genome shotgun sequence genome containing:
- the LOC138899987 gene encoding uncharacterized protein, with the translated sequence MTEVEKRLQIIEAKNLSQQHGSKHAELSQQHGSKHADLGGDVGKHLKTQNLQTNTILHTAAGTSTSAIRKGKHTNTNMNAMFNKPYTPKSQNPLTPSPQTTSYRESLNQEKQTYDYITNSYIQNIHKIQTFLNLNPRSKTIQNPKTDYITQPLQGYNRLIAQPGTNANLVKTCYNYGLLSTVYTQTGQEIATIPELYSAFTTYKRITKGDLFYIKFYVAPAEILYNEIKPIIQVIKLGLTREMIIPENVQIQPEIPKPDIPAFYSNKRIIGLSTILSELVNNYVEEKPIWGYQSREHTMIYTHSKNLRENDMEEIRRWIKTLIQPEEAPITRAIRGEFISQNLMTRYCKQISPIYSEHICSKCQGEKNIVPEIKFEEEEN